The Malus domestica chromosome 17, GDT2T_hap1 genome contains the following window.
ctctagctagcccatcatccatagtttacccaaattcgtccaaaatctgtttttagcttacaatctgtttgtcttgttttcaaattcgtcaaaatcaaatccccatttactttaaagtgttttattagtcaaaatctgtgttgatttgtgtttttaagtgtcttgagtcaagttagaacctaatttcatccaaaaccatccctagagtcagtttagagtctaattcattgttttaaactgttttgagtcttttaaactagttttgagttatttaagtttgttttgaattctttgagtctagtttagtgtttttaactttgtttatatgtttttaagtcagtttagaggttattagcaagcccttataatccccggtccagaacgatccctacttacattctttactacaattgatacaagagggtttaatttgtgtgttaagtaattttcgcatcacccACGTGCCGGCGATTCCAAAGAGGTGGACTTTGCTGGGCTTCATGTTTTCCGATTTGACGAAGAGCGGGGAGGAGAAGATTAAGCCCGTCCACATGTCGGGAGGGGATTGGATGTACATGAGCATGGTGGCTAAGCCATCCAGGGACTCGCCGAACAGGAAGGCAGGGAGACAGAGGTAGGGTTCGGACTGGCGGACGTGAAGGAAGTAGGAGAAGGAAGTAACGGCGACTTTTTCCATGTCGTCGAGGTAGCAGCTGATGCCGTCGGACCGGCCGTGGCCGAGGAGGTCTACGACGAAGATGTCGTAGCCTCAAGTGGTGTAGTTGATGCAGATTTTCTGAAAGAGCAAGCCGGTGTCGGATCCATAGTCGTGGGTCATGAAGACGGTGGCTTTCACTTTTTGATCCAAGGGCAGGGAGGACTGGGTGGAGATCTGGCTGTTGGGCATTTGGAAGAAGGATTTGGTGTTGCGCACCCTTTAGGAGGTGTAGTACTCCTCCTCCGGCATGTCGCCCCAGAAATTTGGTGGCGTTTCGGTCGACATTTCGTTATACTTTTCaggttttggaatttttgaCGCTAAGAGtaactccacccttggagccctccccccaggcaatccactattcaatccaccctgtgaacagtaactgccataATGAATAATAActaccttttgcatctccacccttgcacttgaatagccctggcaataggcaataaaatatttattaaatttttttttttacaaaataatactaaataattttttttgtaatttcgaataagatattttaaatcgttcttgttgcgccacgtgtcatttacCAAAAACGACTATTATTGGctatagatttcgataagatttttatccaatgtcatcgtgccatgtgtcgttatcttttcagaatctttgagaatagatttcgatcagattttaaatcgttctcatTGCGCCCCGTGTCATTATccaaaaagataattattggtgatggatttcgataagatttttatccaatgtcgtcgtgccacgtgtcgttaacttttcagaatcttttatgatagatttcgatcagatttttaacgaataacggcatgccacgtgacactatctacaacctaatcatttcagaatcctccatataatccatcatccatccttttaaatctcacaccaattttctcaatatctttatcattattcatagtttctgcttcattcttcaccaaatcaaaatctgtatcattattcatagtttctacttacaatgtcttcttcttcaagcatgatgtgggaaatcgatcaagaagaggaagaattgtttaaccaatctgaaggaatgttcaatctctatatagcccaaaatgagaaggaagaggatgaggagcggaGAAGGAGAGATGATGAAGCAAGAATGGCCAGAGACTCACATTCTCGTCAAGTCATCCAAGCTGTGGCTCATATATGCAAGCCCACCCGTTCcagaaaccttgatagaagcaggcaacaaCGAGGTGATGAGTTGTTGGATGATTATTTTGTCCATAATAGTGTatttcctgatacgtacttcagacgtcgttttagaatggaacgacatttgttcaacaaaatcatgattgctgtttgcaaccatgattcttactttgtgcaaaagaatgatgcttatggtgctatgggtctccttcccgagcaaaaaattactgctgcgctgcggatgcttgcgtatggagcagcataccaagtggatgagatagcgaTGATaaggaaatcaaccattcttgagtccctgatgaggttttgccgagcaatcgaatctatctacatCGCAAAGTACCTCCGGAAACCTACTCACATGGACTTGGAAAGACTTTTGAAGAAGGCCGAGATGcaaggttttcctgggatgattggGAGCATTGATTGTATGCATTGGACGTGGAaaattgtccaagtgcatggcaaggcacTTATGGAgacagaaaatgagcaaaaagtatcattttggaagcagtggcatcttttgatacatggatttggcacgcctTTTTGGGGGTTCCGGGAGCCCAAAATGACCTCAACGTCCTTGCctaatccccagtgttcaacgatgtcctgcaaggaaaggcaccaaaagtcacgtatgAGGTCAATGGACGTATGtacgacgggccatactacctagctgacgacatttacccaaggtggtcaacatttgtcaaaacagtgccatgtccacgaagtgcaaaggaaaaacactttgcaagatgttaagagaggtgcaggaaggatgtggagcgttgtttcggTATCCTCCAAACTCACTAAGCGATCGTCAGGAGTGCtgccaaattgtttgatgtagagtctcttcgatccatcatgatgacgtgcatcattcttcacaacatgattgtggaagatgagtacgattatgaagccattgatgaatatgaggcagacacgatgaacaattcaagaacacgtatatattgtgctcatgatgcCACCGATGAGCCtgtgcaacatgagccattagaaagggatggacgttacaatgaaagggtcaTTCAATGATATACTACATTTCAAAGGCCAAACATGCACAATGCCCGGCAAAAtaacttgatagagcaccagtgggcattgaaacaagctgaagataattaagttcatttagtgtgttttttattatttggtatgtttatgtaattttatttgttgtGTTTTATtatagttcatttagtgaggtttttattatttggtgtgtttatgtaattttatttggtgtgttttattttagttcattttagtgaggtttttattatttggtttgtttatgtaattttatttggtgtgttttattttagttcattttagtgaggtttttattatttggtgtgtttatgtcatttgaataaagattctcttaTAGTATAAATAccatattaaataaatttattctcactttaaataaagtactaaattcaataaattcaaaacaacataaaatactcaattcaataaattataaattacaacccaaggtgattggaaaactatgggctccgattacaaaaagtactctaatcatcatcacttaaccaaattgtggtgctaggatgatcttctcttgtcatgctaggaccatctcctcttgctcttgcttctcttgcacgcctcctacgCACCACATCCTCTTTCTccgacttccaaaaatatttagaatttggaaaCTTCCATTCTAAAGGCGTGTTCATAATCTCACGATCTCGTcgagccattctttcttctctaaccaGTTCCCTTTCTTGTCTAAGTAGCTTTCTTTCTCTCTGATTAGCTTGAAATTCTCTCTCAAcagctgcagcttttgcctcctctctagctttatcagcctcaaattttGCCATTTCCCGCGCCAAAATCAATTCACTATGGCGAGTAAGTTCTTCCAtgtactttgcataatcatgcTTGGAAgcacttccttttctctttaaagtcttcttaccttgaggcctaattggataacgggtcgaacccgacgcttgttcagggaTGGGCGTTTCGGGTACTTCTTCTGCATCATTTTCATGCAAGCCATTATCAGGTGTAGAGTATAGCGGGGTGCTgttcatgacaacttctggaccgacagacacaactctgaatttaggacaatctttgacaataatCCAACATTCCCACATTttgaatgatttatttttgcttttggttttggcaccataccaagTTTGTGCTTGAATTAGCTACACAATGggggagaagaaataattataatcaaagtaggtaacaaataaataatacaaacaaaaaaaaaataattaaagtaggtaacaaataaataatacaaacaaaaaattataatcaaagtgtgtaacaaataaataatacaaacaaataattataattaaagtaggtaacaaataaataatacaaacaaataattataattaaagtaggaaacaaataaataatacaaacaaaaaattataatcaaagtatgtaacaaataaataatacaaacaaataattataattaaagtaggtaacaaataaataatacaaacaaataattataattaaagtaggaaacaaataaataatacaaacaaaaaattataatcaaagtatgtaacaaataaataatacaaacaaataattataattaaagtatgtaacaaataaataatacaaacaaataattacaatgtaaatttgggtacagtacaaacaaataaataatatattgttacctgatccgtgtaattttccccacttcgaagattactactagcttgtgtcaaggcgtctctccaaatactaaacgattggctaagtaatttccaatgactagacatcgattctttggttctactCCCACCCATTTtttcaagataattggtatgaataagactccacatttctcgcaactgcatctcattacccgtacgagaactatgagtaacttcaacccagctagtacacaatgcaacatcttcaagaagcgtccaattcgtacctgcatcagtagtcattttgttgaaaaaaattggattgaaactttgagagaaagataagaATGTGATttaaagtagttgagaaaatatgaaattgtggtgtaaagtagatgataatgagaaagtatttatagaaaagtagaaacatttaaaaaaaaattcagatattCTATCagatttttttacaatttttaaatttttttattcaaataattaatctctgccgttggattttaaaaaattgaattccaataTTCCAGATAGTGCCACGTGttacaacggtaacttttcttaattttaaaactatttttcttttatttataaagcatattaatatcgaccgttgatctcagatcgaacggttgatattaaataagatttttttaatttattttaccGTTGAGATCCAATGGTCCAAATTAAAGagccgttgagatcgaacggaccgtgggaagccacgtggcttcccaacggtaacttttctgtCGGAAAAGTAGGCTGACTTTTCAGAAAAATGGTCGGGCGACGCGCCCCCACACGCAAGTTGGGTGCACGCGtctgacagaaaaaaataaaaaaaaagggtcagACGCCAGGGCTGGCGTCAGCCTGGCTTCATAGGCTTGGAGCTCAGGCCTCACCTTCGCTCGGGCTTCTTCAAGGCAGGAGCAAGTTCACAGggcctcgggccctttcctctcccctgtcccccgagcaatgTCCATGGGTGGACTTGCTGTAAGGAAGAAATGGAAGCGGATTTTTAGAGAGAGGGGAAATTGCGCACACGTGCACCACCTATATTTCAGTTACAATATAACCTTTTTGATATACGTGGGTGGTGCAGTTGGAGAAAATTTTTAATATGTCCGGGTATAACACCTGCTTTTATACAAGTACTAAAATTCTTGTgttagaaaattaataaaaaaaaataattttttttactacttatataataacacgtgatTTAGTATTTATGTACGATAatataagaaagaaaaatttcTCGTGCGGTCGGTGAAGGGCGTTGGGGGACTAACTTTTGGGCCCACCACTATTCCAATGTTATTGATGTGTGAACATccttttcattattttaatattatcttctttttttttatccatattctcttctttcttttttttggatgAGGTTTGGTTGACTAGTTGACAACTTTgagtttattgtttttttttttttagtatagcAATATATTTACATCTTTTTTGTAGAGTAACTGTTGTGAGAGAAAAATCAGTAGGGACCGAATTTGCACTATAATGTATAAACATGATTGAATTTCGCTATTGTTGTAAGTGCCATATGTAGCAATGAGAAATGCTGAGACTCTCAAAATAGGACTCTCCATAAACTTTTTGCTACCTTATATTTTTGGGGCCGATATAATAAAAAATGTGTAAAAAATGAGGTGACATAGAGTTCATAGATAATTCCACTTTTAAGAAAGTCTCCTTACTCTGGTGCAAAAAATAATCCCATCCCAAAAATCTGGAGGCGATACATGGACTTTTAGCCAAGAAAGACATGATTGTTCCTATTGAATGAGCACGGCATCCCGAGCACAACTTAGCATCCTAGCACTTTCAGGTAGCAGATGACAACTACTCAATGCTCCACTGCACGTGGAAAAAGTCAAAGGTATTTAATGATATGATTTATGAATAATCCTATCGTTAATACATTTTCAATTGAAGACAAACCatatcaagtaagtaatcataATCACATTTATTATGGGATACCTTTAATTctaaaatattatttacacaatatcttgagaatattctCACCAAATTAACCCTAAATGGCAAGCCAcatctcctataaatacctcattTTTCCACAAAAAATGGTATGCCTTTTCTATACACGGAAAACTCTAAACACTCACTCTTTTCAGAGACTAACTTAGGCATAGGAGATTCATTAGCCAAACCCTCCTCATCGTGGATGCGTGaggcttttgatgttgattgctttgcaagtgcattttctTTAAAACTGAAGACATCGGAATCGACACTTACCATTTCTTTGcaacaatatatttatattaaatggTGAGAATTTAAATTAGACACAATTAATATGCTATaataatttggtatttattAACTATTAACGAGATTTGAATTTACTACTTTtcttgatgcacaaaactggaggtcttggaacaacgtaaatccgatcgtgaatttgcaagaaagtaaataacacaagatgtatcgtggttcaccccaatgtttgggctacgtccatactATATTTCTCTGAAATGTTGAAGAGGatggtgagggagagagagagagcctctgaatatgagaggcttaggggatctcaggcctaagaatcggcctcccttaatgaggagagtgaggggtccttttatagagtaatgactcctcacttattacatatttacccctccatttattacataattacatttgagtccctagagtatttatacgagatctaaacaCGGAggtcctaagtatggtacaaacaacatcCAATTACAAATATAAAAAAGTACCACTGGACCAAGATTCAACTTCAATTTTTGGCTTTGATAGCAAGCATGAATTACTTGAGTATTTAGATGGGATTCATGGGGGCAAGGACTATATTATTCTTGTAGTAAGTGAATTGTTTTGGTGTTGATTTGAGGCAGTTCATTACTTGGGGAGTGATCATTTTGGAATTGTCCATTTTCTCCTCAGAACCAACCCCAGATAGTCAATGATCACCAACAACAATACCCTTTGTAATTTGACAATTGCAATCACCAACCACCTTCCCTTGCAATGTGACAACGTGTTTCTGTTCTCTTAAGACTAACATGCTCCATATTCTTTTGCAACGATTAGAACTCCTTCAGCTTTTAGATTTCTATACATATATAGATCAACATGCCCTTTTAAGTGATgagatctctatttttttttaaatggagatTAGTTGTGGGATACACTATACGtcgaactttaacgatggaaCCATCATATAAGTCTTAATTCTTAGATTATTCTTGAAAAAATTCAACTCTATCATAattcatttgcctatttaattatcataatgaaatttcattgttttttataGAACAACAAAGAgttcgtcaatttctttgaactcaattagatgtctcaaatatttccgatttggctaatgTTTTGTAAAGAGATCTAAGatgtgcaacttgaaaaatagacggttcgaatCTTTGAAGTTCAATATAGTGTGggccccacaactaatccccattttcttaaaagaaaaattgggCTTCCCTTCGCTTAGATGCCTCATGGGGATCAATAttgcaaaatcaattcaattcaatatcattttcaaaactttttagAACACCTTGTTTGTCAATCTCTACCACTACAATTAGATGTCTCAATCATTTtcaatttggctaatattttgcaataaTGATCTACAGCTAGAGACTTAAAGATTAACTAGTTCAGATCAATGTACCAGAATGTATAGTGCGCcccactacttttttttttcttttggtaaaaATTGGAAACCTCTTCCGTCAACGttatttatattatttcaaCTCTGACCATATGAACATCTCGCATAGTTGAAATTTCTGTAAATATGCTTCAAAACATAATACCGTTCTCTACCTTAATGAGGGACTTGGGTTTGGGTGGTCATCAAGGATTCAGTAGCTACTTAGTACCAACTCGACCTCCAGACTagctacttagtactacggtctagtgataatTCCTCTTCAATCTATTCCGTTGAGTGCTCGGAGTACTAAGAATAGAGTAGTTTGGCATTATGAGAAGAACGGGAGATTTGTTGTCTGTAGTGCTTATCATATTGCAAGGAAAGAAGTGTAGATGACTACACAAGCATCGGGGTACTCGGGGTTGTTGGAGAGGGAACTATTTTTATGAAAGAAGCTCCCCCGGGGGTGGGGGGCTTCACGTGCCTGGGAAGGGGAAGATTTTGGTGTGGAGAGGTGCTTTAAATGCACTACCACTCGCACTCAACTTGCCCATCACAAAGTTCTAAATGAGGATGTTTGTTGACCTACTCATCACATTCTGAAACGATTGAGCATGTTTCCAGAGATTTTCCTTTGGCCGTTGCAGTTTGGTTCTCGCAGTTGGATTTGAGAATTAGTGGGTCTAATCAATTGGCTTTCAAGAGTGGGTGGCTCAACTTGCATAGAGTTCTCCCAGTCTCCCGTTTGGTTTgatattgatgattttttggAACATTTGATGAGCTCAATTAGAATGACCTGGTGTGGAATGGTTTTCGAACACCGCCACGTGAGATTGGTGTTGTTGGGTGAAAATTTAATACTAGGTTTTGCGAGAATAGAGGTCCAAAGATACAAAAGCAATAAGAAGACTGGGCTCAGAAAAGTCGATAGGCCCAAGAAGAATTGGAAGTCATTTCAGTAAAGGCATAGGTCACATGCCTATGTTTGAAGTGATGGACAACAGAAGGCACCTCACCACCAGCCAAAAAGCACATTTCAAGGGTATTGGATGGTAAAATAAGGGTGACTGACTACCATTCGAAGGTCATCAGCAAAGGATAAAGCTTGGTCACTCGGGCCAAATTGCCTATAAAAGCAGAAAGGAACACTAGAGATAAGGACACTTAACCAATCAATAAAAAGAAATCCCACTTTGCTCTCAAACAAGCAAGAAACCAAAAAGCTGGATTTTGTCTAGATTATGTCCTTTTTAGCTGTAGTTCCCCCATAGAAAACCATCTTTTGTTAAGATtagaagctctgctaccttcctttaatgttgtagtatcgattccctttaGTAAAACCTATTTACTTTCCATCCCCCAGAGTATACAAACCTCTATAAACACAAAGAGAAGTGGTTGCAAGAAGTTGatccttgcccgacaaggttaaatctTGCCCGAGTCTCTTTTGTTTGTAGTTACATATGGTAGATCTGTTGTTTAATGCATTTTCCTTCAtgtttttaaatcattttcaaCTGTTTTCCACTCAAAAGTCTCATCTGCAATCAAATCTGGATAAGTTAATGAACGTGCTTTCATGAAagcaaagtttgatcaaggaaATGGTTGGAAGGACCCTGAACCCCCTTCATTTTAGACATACAATATTATGAATTAAAAGTAACTTGTGGCACAAGAAAAGAACTTTATACAGACTTAACTCATCTGTGACAATCaattgataaacaagaagtctaAGTAACTTGTGGCGCAATTAATCAACTTAATTTAAACCTATACAACAATCTGTTATACAAAAATATAACAGTGGCATGCTCAGATCcttgttagttttgattgtgagcctcaatgcCTAAAccaaaggccccacaaaggcactatTCAAACTAACAACAACTCATATTGCAGCACACCATGCAGCAAATCTTGCCTGACAAGCAAGAAAGAGCTAGAGCTCCAGGGAGCTTTGTTAGGGACCAAATCTGGAATCTAGCTTGAACAAGTGTTCATGCGGAGGAATGGTTGGATGCGTACCACCAATGGCATTTGTCAAAGAAGGAACCAAGGATCCTAGGCAAATAAACTTGGATGAAACCTAAGGATGagagggtaaaatgtaatttcaaTGGAGCTTGAGCGGAGAATTTGAAAACTGGTGGCTGTGGGGTGGTTATTTGCAGC
Protein-coding sequences here:
- the LOC114822465 gene encoding LOW QUALITY PROTEIN: caffeoylshikimate esterase (The sequence of the model RefSeq protein was modified relative to this genomic sequence to represent the inferred CDS: inserted 1 base in 1 codon; substituted 2 bases at 2 genomic stop codons), with the protein product MWECWIIVKDCPKFRVVSVGPEVVMNSTPLYSTPDNGLHENDAEEVPETPIPEQASGSTRYPIRPQGKKTLKRKGSASKHDYAKYMEELTRHSELILAREMAKFEADKAREEAKAAAVEREFQANQRERKLLRQERELGYSSARVEMQKVVIIHYGSYCSQGGLNSGLPGGRAPRVELLLASKIPKPEKYNEMSTETPPNFWGDMPEEEYYTSXRVRNTKSFFQMPNSQISTQSSLPLDQKVKATVFMTHDYGSDTGLLFQKICINYTTXGYDIFVVDLLGHGRSDGISCYLDDMEKVAVTSFSYFLHVRQSEPYLCLPAFLFGESLDGLATMLMYIQSPPDMWTGLIFSSPLFVKSENMKPSKVHLFGIAGTWWAAMPNNNMVGKAIKDPAKLKIIALNSRRYTGPPRVGIVRKTTRMCKYVQDNFSRVMAPFLTVHGTADDVTCPTSSQLLYEKGSSPDKTLKMYDGXYHSLIQGEADENAEIVLRDMQEWIDERVGRYGGPNI